ctcatcatcaccctcgccATACTCGGTAGCCCTAGCCCTAGCAGACGCAAGAAGCGCAGCCATTGGGTTCGCATCGTCaccaacatcctcatccatctcGTCATCCAACAGATTATCATCCCCGAGATCAGCCATTTTGTTTCCCGTTGCCTCCTCACTACCCTGCTCAGCACCATTTTGCTTCTGAGCAGCGCGCTTCGAGCGAGCCTCCTCACGAATTCGCTCTTGTTCCTCCGCCTTCAACCGTCTCCGCTCCTCGATCTCATGGAGCATCTTTTCCTTGTGCGGGAAGAGGTTGGGGATACCGGGGTCCTTCTTTATCTTGGAGCGCCATTCGGGGTTCTAAAACCGTTAGCCACTGGACCAAAGGAAAACCCCACGTATTAAGAGGGCACGAGGTTGATGGTAAAGACAGGGGGTAAAAACCTTCTTCGCAAGCTTTCTCTGCTTGCGTTGCTTCGCCGCGGAGGCTTTCTCGATCTTGTGTCGTAGCCGGACGGGCGTCCGCTTTGAGTTTTTGCCTGGGTGGGTTgagttaaaaaaaaatctcGTGCCGATTAATTCCAGAGTCCAACATACCTAGCTTGACCATATTGACTGGGGTCTAGAAATGTCGCTGTCGAGCACTGACAAAACTCGGTCTGGGGACTGTATAATTTTTTTGCTGCGCTAAGCTGATAACAGAATGGGGTTCGCCTATCTTAGAGGCGCTTAGTCATTCCATCGCCTGAGCCCCTCAGTTCTCTAGTGGTAATGATAACTTCTAAAATCCATcactttattattattatatatatattttttttgAATGAATTGAATTTTCTTTCTCACCCTCAATCCTAAAATGGAGTGCTTTGATATGACATTCGATAACGGCGGACTCAACTCCTGTTCAGATCTCGAACTTCGAGGTGGTGTCGAGATCGCCGAGAAGAATCTCAATGATGGTTACACTGGCTATGAGTGACTACAAGCTTAAGGAACTCCAGTTAAGAAAGATAAGCAAGAAGTTGGATTCTTCCCTAATATTACTTGAATATTTAACCTGCAAAAGTAATAGATACTATTTGAGAATACTAATAAGTAGAATCCTGGATAGCCCGACGCTTTCGTAAGCCCTACTTTAATGTAGTTAGTTACCCAGTCCCCTCATTCATCCTGGGCCTCTTTTGGCTCACAGGCGGTGGGGACATCATATGGTAGTATAGAAGACTTTGCACCAAGAGCTTGATTTGTCTTCTGGGAGGCACCACAAGTCTGTTCATGGCGGGCTCTCGAACCGCGTTGAATGAACATTTGGTTACAGTATCTGCAAGTTGGATGCGGACCTTGTTTTAAATGGAAACGAAGGGTACACAGCAACTCGTGAGAGTTCTTCAGACCGTGCCTCTTAAAGACTTTATTGCAGTATCTGCAATCTGCCGGACCTATTAGTGAGAGACATCTTTTCTCATGGTTGACCCGGGCACCGGATTGTCTGAACACTCTTTTGCAGTGACTGCAAGTTAAATGCTTTAGATTCCCACATATTTTCTGGTGATACCCCAATCCCCCGACACTAGCAAGCACCTTTTTGCAGCGGCTGCAAGTTAGTGGTGGTTTTCGTTGTATTGGGTCTGGCCCCGGTGCTGTAGAGGCATGCTCTGCTGATCCGccatgctgctgttcttgatGATATATAAGAACAACGATTATTGCAAAGTCGTGATTAGCGAAGGCCTAATAACGAAGGTAAGTCCAATATTTTTGTGATATAGTCATGCGCAGAAGACGAGCCTTGATCTTCCCAGGTTGTAAGTAATCATTAGGCCTTTGTTTCGCATATATACCAACAAAGAGCAGCAAATGTTTGGTATTGTGCCTAGATATTGCCTAGGTGATGAGCTGAAAGGTTGATTATGAACTCAGCTTATCCATTCATCATAACAATGCAAATGGGATGAATACATTGGAGAATTTGCGCCCTTCGAATGCCCTCCTTGAGGGTAATTCCAAGATGCTTACCTGAGAAACATTTTGGGATCCACTGTAGAAGATTTCGTGAAACCATGATAAAAACCGAAGACTGACGATTGAAAGCTCTGACTTGCGTTTGCTTTCTGATTGGAGGCCTGTTATGACGAGCAATGAGTGTTCGCCCGCCATGGCTGCCATGGTGAGGAAAGagattattaaataataaattcaCCGTAGGAGTTTAAGTGTTTCTGGTCAACCTAGTTGTAGCTGCGAGGGATTTCTTTGTCGTTGTCAATATACAAGAGATCCAGTTACTGGAGGCCATGAAGCGAGGCTCTGGATTGATTTCTCATTGGCCGCCCTCCTTCGCACACGCTGACAAAGCCGGACACCGGCTGCTGCGGGCCATTTGATCCATCCATAGCCCGGGGCATTTCCATCCATCGTAGATTGCAACTTTTCTTTGTATCGATAGATTGTCTCCTTTCTTTTAGAGATCATACGTGCGATAATGTCGTTTTCTGCCCCTCCTCAACTTCTTACCTTCGATGGTATCCTGTCTGACTTCGATGGCACCATCGTCGACTCGACGGATGGTAAGTGGCATCAACCTCTATGCAAGCCCCTCCATCGATGATGTGTATTGTGATATATCGTGTACAATTACTGAACTGAATTCATGACAGCTATCGTAAAGCACTGGCACAAGTTAGTCCCGCACACCTCGatgagaagagaaagaggataaATGAAACCAACACAATAGTTCGAGTTAATAACTGACATCGCTCCCTCCCAGAATCGGTGCCGAGCTCGGCGTTGACCCTAAGACTATCCTGGCTACCTCTCATGGTCGTCGGAGTATCGACACGCTACAGCTCTATGAACCCAAGAAAGCCACCTGGGAGTGTAAGTTAGACCCCGCATATCTATTGAATGTCTTCATTtgttgactgttgatgaACCAGATGTCAGCTACATTGAGGGGTGCATCCCTAAGGAATACGGCTCAGACGCAGTCGAAATTCCCGGCGCGCGGGCTCTCCTCGCTGCTCTGGAAGAGAGCGGCGCAACCTGGGGCGTCGTGACATCGGGCACGCGCGCACTGATTGATGGCTGGCTGAGTGTCCTCAATCTCACACATCCAGAGTTCCTCGTTGTGGCGGAGGACGTGGAGCTTGGGAAGCCCGATCCACGGTGCTATCTGCTTGggcggaagaagctgggtCTGGAACACTCCTCCTCGCTGGTTGTGTTGGAGGATGCGCCATCAGGAATCAAGGCTGGCAAAGCTGCAGGGTTTACAGTTATTGCCTTGACTACGACTCACACGTTGGAACagctccaggctgctggggcgGATGTGATAGTGGAGGATCTGAGGAGTATTAGCGTAAAGAATGTTTCGAACGGGAgggtggagttggaggtCCGGAATGCCTTCCAGTAATGGTGGTATTCCCAGGGAGAGTGACCTAGGTTCCAACCCAATAGGTTCCTGCAAGTTGCCGCGACGGTTGTGTCGGTGAGGCTCTTGCCTTGCCTGGTTCCCATACCAAACATACGATTCATGAGGTAGACTGATAGACAGCGGCATTGTATATAGAATCTGGACTTCATTTTCCTTCGTGGATATGACGTGTGTGATAGAATATGTTGGGGATGAGCCTTGCACCGCATCCACGCAAGGATCTCCCAACCGGCTTCCTCCCCGCCGGCTTCTTTTCCGTGAAGAACGGGAGGGAGGTACGGACACGCTTGTAGTATATGGTTTACCGAGTTTACTTGAACTTTCCTGCCCTTTCCGAACATGTCTTTGGTCGGACACGATGGGCAAGGTTACGTGAAGGGGCGAAACTGTTGAGCCTCGCAGGTTATGACGCGGGTAACGGCTGAGCTCTAAACTTAAACGCCCCGTGAACTCATCGAACAAAGTGTGTTTGTTACCGCAGTAGACTTTATGCATTTAGCTGCCTGGGAAGTACGGTATACACTAACAGCCGCAGTGAGGCGGCTCACCGATATTGGGCATCGCGGATAGGGCCCGCGGACCACGGCCCATCACCGCTTCCTAACCCTTTTTCGATATGTCCCATGGGCACCCCGGACCGTGAACCTAAAACGCCAATATATTAGAagcttttccttttttcttgtcttttcgAAAGATAGCCGACGCTCGACGCTTGTCGCTCACCGACAAGCTGGACCTGACGTAACTAAGAAAATTCGAGCTTCGAGTCCTGGAGGTTGAgccgagaagatcgaggcGGTAAGGGAAGCTCGATGGAGAGAGCTCTCTCACGTTGCATAGAGGTGGCTTCTGCAAATAATTTTAGTGGAGAGCAGGTAAGTAGGAAATAGCCGATGAACCACAAAAGAAGCAAAATCCAGGGCACAGACGATGACTGCTGAGAGCCATTTAGAGGATGCCGGAAATGCAATCGTACGACCAGCTCTGCTTCGGCCGTCATGTGTTTTACCACACGAGCAAGCAGGATCCTCTTCGAGTCTTTCAGAACAGGAGGGGGCATGATGAGCAGCTAAGGGCGATCCGCTCGTTGATAGAAGGCCGATGAGGTTCTGGAAAGCTGATGTATCCGATTCTTTGCCGACGCGCTCGCTTGATGGATCAATACCGCATCGCAACGACTTGTTCAACGCCATCTGCAAGGGATTCTGTAAACCTGCAGCATGGATAATCGCCTCCGAGGATTCGAGCTCGTTGTCCCCCTTTTTCTCTTATTTCAAGACGGTCATATTTTAGCTAGAGTGCCTCGCGATCATCGATTTTGCGTAAATTTGAGCGAAGAGAATATCTTCACTCCTAATGGGGAAACTGGACGTAAGGAAGTGAAGACAAAAAGTCGAGACGAGAAAGCTCCGAGGTATCGATGGCTGAATCAGAAGCTGCTTCAGGTGGCAACTGCGACCTCCATGGCTTCTGCAGTTTGCAGATAATGTTGATGTAGTTGCAGCTACAGGTCCCTTAGACTGAACGAGCGCCCCCCATGAGCCCAGGCTGCAAGCTGCAAAAGTAGCAAAGTAACCCGAGTAACTGCTCAGTCTCTTCGCAAGATTTCAGAGCTTCATAGTCCGTGCTCGACGCAGGATAGCAAAGAAATCGATAGCAAAAATagccgccgccgacatcgTGCATTGTCGTACAGTTTGGAGATGGATCCAGCCACCTAGAGGTCTTTGGAGCAcgcaaaagaaaaggacgagagtcgagactggCCTTTCGAGTGGCTACCCTAGATTTCCCGGCCGACCGACCGGTAGGTAACTGTACTATTGTCGCGGATGACAAATTCGAAaatgccttttttttttttagctTCGAAACCGCACTGAACATGCTTGGGGCTATCATGACCCTGCAGAGCAATCCGGCCAGGCCTCAACGCCAAAACGGCGATCGAGGACTCGCACCGCCACATCTGTCTGAATGACATGGTGGCGATGCTACACGGAGCTATTTTTGTGAGCCACTTCATTGTGGCGTAGCTGGGACTCTGCTGATCTCGCTGTGGCCGAGTTAGGCAGTAGAATTACAGATGACGCTGGTATATGCGTAATGGAGATGTACTGGGCGCCCGCTTGCAGCCTGAAGTCGTGATTTTAGACTCAGTGATTTGTTGATAAACTCTTGTTCCAATTTTACATCATGGACCAAGCAAAACCACGAAACAATGACCAACTCCAGAAAGCCTCCTGGGAGAAATTGGGGTCTTGGATTCACCGAGGGTACAGTTACATCATATGATGTGCATCGTGTAGTAAAGATCCCAAGGTGTGATTGACAATGATCAGACCCAGGGGTGTGGGAGAATCAAGATAGGAATGGCTGATGGGATTTGCAGTAGATCACTCCGCTGCCAAGGCCTAACCTTATGCCAACAGGGACTTAGCGTGGAACATCTCCCTGACCGTGCGTACTTGTACTTGCTGAATTGAGTGTATGGAGAAAGGCTAGTGTCAAATGTTGGAGTGAAGCCTCCAGGGGAACACCAGTTGCTACCTGCTCCGGAGGGAGGTCTCTGGTAACTCCCCAGAGCGTCGCTGATTGCATCAATCGACGATCCCAGGAAAACTCGTCCGCCCAATATTGAACATTTGGTGATCAAGGGCAATGGACCCCTCATAACGACATAGTCTCACCCTGAGTCAATCCACGTCAACCGTGCGCGTCGGTTACGGGGCCATCCCAGGGGTTAGCCCGTCGACGCTTTGTAGCGTAGAGCTTATATCCTGCTTTGTTGTATGCACCCTGAGGCACATTTTCGGCTGTGATGGATGGTGATCTAAACACTGATTGGTTTTGAGGGAGAAGAACGTTTACTGAGGAGCACTGTATTCCAGTCCATGAGCTCCAAGACCAAGTCCAGTGATAAAGTCTCTTCACACTGACTCGAGGTATTCACCGTGTGGAGACTCTGGCAACCGCATCCATGCACGTGAACCATGATCTGTTTGGTTGACATGCTCGAAACGAGAGTCGCTTTTGCCCTCCTACACCGTGTGCGCAGTTGAACGAGTACCGAGTTACTCCGGAGGCACATAGTTAGGGTACTTTGTAGTCGTGGAGACTGGTGGCGGGGCAATCCATGCCTGTGTGAGGCGATTGGCCGCTTCAGGGTAATCTCCTCAAACCTGGACCAGTGTTGCGCATGCTCAGGTAACAATAATGATGTTTGAGGTTTTTTGACCCTTTAGAGCGGCCCCAACCTCCGAGGAGCCGGTAGAATTCTCCCGGTTGTTTGAGGCGAACGTTGGATTGTCAATCTGTCTTGCCGCAGATTGAAGATCCAAAAGAGGAGCTAGGGAAGTATGAAGAGAAACGCATGCAAAAAACCGCTCGAATTTTTGCCAACAAAGCCCCGCACGGAAAGCATATGGTGGCCCCGAGCCAACGAGCCCCTAGCATCTCCGGTAGTCGAAGCGTCCACTTGCGCTGCATGGAGAGAAGGGTTGGGCAGCTGCTGCGTAACCTATGGATTGGTGTGGACGCCTCGGGCGGTGTCATCATTAGCGTCAAGCTTGAGCAAGCTGACAGTCGGCACCCACAGCCTGCTTCTGAGGTCAGATCTTGAAATGGACAAATCACGAAAGAAACCCAAAGTCACTCAGGAATTGCACGCTCCGAGACTGTTTCGAAATACGGAGGCAGCGTTACCGGCTTTGCCGCCCAGCGCCTGGATTCGAAAAGGTGAAAAGAATTGCATCAAGAGATCCTGGGAGGTGATCGACAGGATCTGTCGACTATTGAATTTAGTGGGGCTTGGCTTGTGCTGCCACGCTTTTGCAGGGCAGAGCGATCCTCCCTTTTCAACTTTTTGTCATGGCCCAACCTTGGATGATTGGATCCCATCCTAGCCGTCGAATGATTGGTAGATCCAGGAAATCAGGGCCACCGCGTGAAAAGGATGACAGGCATGGCTGGCGATCCGTGCATGGGGAGGGGGCCACCAGGCGGACTGACTCGGGGGTCGCCTGGATTTCCACGCGTCCGGGAGGGAAAAGTGCACTGAGGCTGTCGAGGATCAGAGCTGCCAGCCTGCCACCGGCAGAGAATAACCCTTGAATTCCTCAATCAAGTTAAAGCGTATTGGCCCAGAGGAGGACCCCTCTCCCTTTGGGCCGACGGGGTCCGAAATCCGAAATCCCCTCgctggccatggtgaagACCGACTATTGGCTTCTGAAACCGGACATCTCGAAAGAAGAGGCCgtagaaaagaaagtaagCAAAAATCCCACCATTTTGGAGCTTCCGTCGGGAGTGTTTCGCAACAGACGCGGTGTAAGCCAGGAGATTTTGCCCAGTTCCTGTCGAGATCGAAACCTTGGATGGGACTTGGGTTTGGTTCTTGGGTCACCTGAAGTCGCTCTTGGCGCCGGCCCGTAGCGCTAACCAGATCCAGAATATGTAGTGCGCCATCCCGTGACCGAACCCACAGTCCACactggagatggagtctgACCGAGGCTCAGGCACACTCTTCCAAGATCCTGGGACAGCGAGTTTCGATCCACCCGAGATGTGGAAATCGTGGTAATCCGTTTCGACGAGGTCTGCTATCGTCGGTTCGTCACACTTCGCGCTTACTTAGGCTCGACTAACTCGTTGGAGCAGCAGGATACATTGGAGCACATCGCAACCCACAGCGACGCGCGGTAACTGGTTCTCGCTCGACGACGCTAATGCAGGAACTGATGAAGCTCGATGGGAACATCTCCAACTCGTCACAATTCCAGTTTTCTTGCCAATCACCCGCGTGAAACTCCGAGGAAAGGATTTGGCCAAAAAAGAGGACAGGAAACGCCTTCGAGAACGGCTGCGGAAAGCCCCTGGCTCTCCCTTCATTGACAGTTTCGGTCTTCTCACCCAGACGCCATATGGCTTTTGACGTTGACAGCCCCCCTCGCCTCGTCTTGGTATGATCTTGTCAAAGTGAAGACGACGGACGGCGTAAGGCAAGGAAGGGTCCCAGATTCGCAGACGGACTACACGAACCCTGCGGGTCAGCACCACCCAGATGGACCCGATGATAACAGAAAAAAGCAATCAAAGTACCTCCcaaacaagaaaaaggaacaaTAAAACGAGTAAAACCTAAAGAGGGCGAAGCCAGTGTCGTACCGTCACCGCCACTGGGGGAGGCCAAGATGGTCGGGTCGCGTACTGAATTGGCCCCTGGGCTGACGCTCAGACGAAGCAGCCAGCTGGGCGGGATTGCCATTGTGTTCCTGGTGCGATCTTTTTTACACGAACCCAGAGTAGCTTGATCAGAATACTCTAATTGTGCAGCCAGCCTGTAAGCAGTGTTCGTACCGTAAGACAGATACCGACGCACCGATCCTCTCAGTTCCGGGCGACGATCACCCAATGGCACATTTTCTTCGGGCTCTCCTCTGAAtccttccctcctctcctccatctccagtctctccctcttctttctctcttttctccgTCTTTCCTTattctccccatccacacTCCCTTCCCTCTTTCGTTCTCCCTTTtggtttttatttttatttattcatttttattttaaatccATTCCttaatttttcttttttcctttttctattttctGCTCTGCAGTCCCGCATCCTACAGAAGTCACTCCTTGTCCCTATTAGTTCCTGTCGTCGGACTTTATGCCTGTCGTCTTCACCTACTCGACGTTTTAAAATCTTGGATCCCATCTGCTGCAAGTATACATATCAATAGACTTCAGCACCAGTCACTCTCTTTCACCTCTGATCCACTGCAACTCTGCACTCCTCAGCACTCAGCACTCTCCACGACCGTCTCGCGATCCAAGCTTAACTCTCTACATTGCCCCTCCGATTGTTGCCCTTTACCGATCGTTTTGTCCTTCACTTGGAGTCTTTCCGACTCATCTCCCGCGGTCATGAACTACATTCACCATCCATACGCCTTCGCTGGCCACCCCGGCGTGTCAATGGAGCAACACCTTGGCTACGACCCGGCAATGGTTCACCCTTCTATGATGCACCCAATGGATGGCTATATTTACGCTCATCCCCCCTTTGACATGGTCGACTACTATCACCAGCCTATAATGGATTACGAAGAATACGCCGAAAACCTCTCGCGGCCGAGGTTGACCAAGGAGCAGGTTGAAACCTTGGAGGCCCAGTTTCAGGCGCACCcgaagcccagcagcaatgTCAAGCGCCAATTAGCCGCCCAAACAAACCTTAGCCTTCCTCGTGTTGCTGTACGTGATATTTGATCAAAATTGACAAATAATCAAAAATCAGTATGCTGACTTATTTACAGAACTGGTTTCAAAACCGACGAGCCAAGgcgaagcagcagaagcgaCAAGAGGAATACGAGCGCATGCAAAAGGCAAAggcggaggccgaggaggccgcCAAAGCCAAACCCGAGCCTTCGGACTCCCCAGAGTCTGCTGCCGAACCCaatgatgagaaggaggataaCAGCAAAGTTTCTACCCCCAAACCGTCAAAACCATCCTCATCTGGCAACCAAAAACAACCATCTGATGTCTCTGCCGGGTCAAAACATCAGCAGACACGCAGTGAGGCTTTCCGTGCCGCCAGTCTTGCCTCGCTACAGCGAGCCttggatgcagcagcagcagcacagtACAACCCGGATGGCCAGGGTCTGACAAGCGTGGAGGGATCAGTGTCTCCAACCACATCTCTCCCAACCGACACTGATGCATCTGTTTGGAACTCTGTAACATCGACCGGGGAATTGTCCGTTCCTGGGTTCGACAACTCGCAACCTCTATCTGACTATCCTTCGACTAATGATGGGGGTGCTGCTCCCTATAACTCAATGCAATATGCTCTGCAGTCTGATGTGGATATCGGGCAACGGGGATCTTCGGATGTGCTTTCTGACTCGCTCGAGGGAATTGGTATTACGACTTCGCCTGGTCTCTCGCAGCTCGGTAACCGGACTGACCGAGCTCCAGCCTGGAAGGAGGCGGGCAAGGAGCTTGATCTTGCTGCCCGCAGAAAGCGACCAAGGCCTGCTGCGATTGGCACGTCCAGATCAACATCCATACTAGCTGGGCCTCCGGCCATGTCACCAACGACGCGGGGGCAGAACTATGGCAGCGTGAAACACTCCAAGTCTGCACAATGCCTTAACTCGCGCTATGCTGGTGTTCGAAAGGCCTCTTCACAGCGTTCGCCCTTGAACATGTCGACCTTTACGGAGGCTGGAGTACTGAGCTCTGCGAAGACCGAATTGTCAACAATGCTGCAGCCGGTCACAACCAACTCGCTGGCCCCGCCAACACCTTTGACGCCGGAGGACCTTCACCATCTGCTCCCCAATACGCCTTCTACTGATAGCTATTGTCTGTCGGCGCAGCCCACTAGCCACATGTTCCCCACAACGCAACCCATGCAGATCAACATTGCATCGCCCCCAGCTACACCATTGGGCATGGAAATGATTTCCCCATATCAGTATCAAGGGGTCGCGCCACCAATGTCAGCACCGGCCCATTTCACCTCATTCGCGGATTATGGGTGCGATAATGGTCTACCAAGGAGGGGCTGGGAGGCGACTTCGATGCCGTCTCCGGACGGCCCGTTCCCTGGCCATTGTCAAATGGACCTTTCCTCAATATCCTACGAGCAGGCTCTCGAGCAAAGCCACTCTGAAAGTGGAGCTTCGGGGTCTCCGTTCGGCGATGCGGACATGCAAACGTCGGGGGACGCAAAGGCTACAGAGTTCCATCTGTACGAGTTCCCGgaccaagaagaagctcaccGGTTCGTGGCTCAGCAGCTTCCGTCTCAGAAGCCCAAGGCGTATACCTTTGCGAACAACCAAACCCCAACCAACTTCGGCTGACGAATGATATTTACTGAAATCTATTCTACTGTAAAAATGCGTTGCCGTATATTCTGCTGGGTTGGTTTATTTTTGGGATTCCCGAGCATTCTTGTGGGCTTAaattggtgttgaggatcgGTTATTTTTGGTTTAATTTCTGCATGTTTTGGGAAGCGCCTGGGTTGGACATAGGATAGGAGACTTTTACGTATATTAAccttactatattaattcatAATTTAAACGACTTatttgacttgacttgacttggTTTAATACCTCGGAGCTTTTACCACATTAACCCATCGACCCAACGCCGTCTGTAATGCCAACCGGGCCTTAGCCTCCCACGTGCTGAGTACTCCAGCCTGTATGGACTATGGACATTGCGGCCTTTAGGTTCCGGAACTTCAGGTACAACTCAATTTTCCCGAACCAACAAAtggaataatataaagtataaagtGACTCAAGTGAGTCCAGCTcactacctacctacctccTACTGcatcgaaaaagaaaaaagtggATATTGACTGCGCAACGCAACGCAACATGAAGCTCTCCACAGTCACAGCAGCCCTCGGCCTCAGCGCAGCCGCcgcttcagcttcatcttcgaaATCTATAAACTACACCACTGTCCAAGGCTACTTCATCCAGAATGACCCGTCCACGGACCCGTCCAGCTTTGACTATGTACGTCTTCTCCCCTTTCCACAAAATCAATAACCAACCCTACCATCTGCAATAATAActaaccaaaccaaccagaCATCCCACAACTtcggcctcctcgaccgcacCTACGACGCAGACAAAGCCGCGCAgcactccagctccagagccagaaatATAACCCAGTGGGAACgcttccaccgccagctgGAATACCTAAACACCAACTCCCCCAAGCACGTCGGCTAcaagctcttcttcctcggccggCACGGCGAGGGCTGGCATAATGCCGCGGAGGATTATTTCGGGACCCCGGCTTGGAATGTAcatctccctccctcctccctaCATAGATACATAGATCAGAAAGACGAagtggagagagagagaaaaaaaaataatgGCTAATGAAATGCAGTGCTACTACTCCCTCCTAACCGGCAACGCCACAACAACCTGGGCCGACGCAGACCTCACACCAGAAGGAATCAGGCAAGCAAAGGTCGCACACGCCTACTGGGCATCACAGTCCAAGGAACAGAAGATCCATTTCCCAGATGCTTACTACTCCAGTCCG
This region of Aspergillus puulaauensis MK2 DNA, chromosome 5, nearly complete sequence genomic DNA includes:
- a CDS encoding HAD family hydrolase (COG:S;~EggNog:ENOG410PK94;~InterPro:IPR041492,IPR006439,IPR023198,IPR036412, IPR023214;~PFAM:PF13242,PF12710,PF13419;~go_function: GO:0016787 - hydrolase activity [Evidence IEA]): MSFSAPPQLLTFDGILSDFDGTIVDSTDAIVKHWHKIGAELGVDPKTILATSHGRRSIDTLQLYEPKKATWEYVSYIEGCIPKEYGSDAVEIPGARALLAALEESGATWGVVTSGTRALIDGWLSVLNLTHPEFLVVAEDVELGKPDPRCYLLGRKKLGLEHSSSLVVLEDAPSGIKAGKAAGFTVIALTTTHTLEQLQAAGADVIVEDLRSISVKNVSNGRVELEVRNAFQ
- a CDS encoding uncharacterized protein (TransMembrane:1 (o46-69i)); amino-acid sequence: MPPPVLKDSKRILLARVVKHMTAEAELVVRLHFRHPLNGSQQSSSVPWILLLLWFIGYFLLTCSPLKLFAEATSMQRERALSIELPLPPRSSRLNLQDSKLEFS
- a CDS encoding uncharacterized protein (TransMembrane:3 (o20-37i49-69o89-109i)), coding for MVGSRTELAPGLTLRRSSQLGGIAIVFLPVSSVRTVRQIPTHRSSQFRATITQWHIFFGLSSESFPPLLHLQSLPLLSLFSPSFLILPIHTPFPLSFSLLVFIFIYSFLF
- a CDS encoding homeobox domain-containing protein (COG:K;~EggNog:ENOG410PTTM;~InterPro:IPR017970,IPR001356,IPR009057;~PFAM:PF05920,PF00046;~go_function: GO:0000981 - DNA-binding transcription factor activity, RNA polymerase II-specific [Evidence IEA];~go_function: GO:0003677 - DNA binding [Evidence IEA];~go_process: GO:0006355 - regulation of transcription, DNA-templated [Evidence IEA]), translating into MNYIHHPYAFAGHPGVSMEQHLGYDPAMVHPSMMHPMDGYIYAHPPFDMVDYYHQPIMDYEEYAENLSRPRLTKEQVETLEAQFQAHPKPSSNVKRQLAAQTNLSLPRVANWFQNRRAKAKQQKRQEEYERMQKAKAEAEEAAKAKPEPSDSPESAAEPNDEKEDNSKVSTPKPSKPSSSGNQKQPSDVSAGSKHQQTRSEAFRAASLASLQRALDAAAAAQYNPDGQGLTSVEGSVSPTTSLPTDTDASVWNSVTSTGELSVPGFDNSQPLSDYPSTNDGGAAPYNSMQYALQSDVDIGQRGSSDVLSDSLEGIGITTSPGLSQLGNRTDRAPAWKEAGKELDLAARRKRPRPAAIGTSRSTSILAGPPAMSPTTRGQNYGSVKHSKSAQCLNSRYAGVRKASSQRSPLNMSTFTEAGVLSSAKTELSTMLQPVTTNSLAPPTPLTPEDLHHLLPNTPSTDSYCLSAQPTSHMFPTTQPMQINIASPPATPLGMEMISPYQYQGVAPPMSAPAHFTSFADYGCDNGLPRRGWEATSMPSPDGPFPGHCQMDLSSISYEQALEQSHSESGASGSPFGDADMQTSGDAKATEFHLYEFPDQEEAHRFVAQQLPSQKPKAYTFANNQTPTNFG